In one Clostridia bacterium genomic region, the following are encoded:
- a CDS encoding DUF4118 domain-containing protein, which yields MTSASMVRRYVAITIAVVAIVFTYKRLLPVNPTTVALTLLVAVLLTSTYWGLRVAIFLAVLATAAFNYFFLPPFGTFTIAGAQNWIALIAFLVTALTASNLAERARREAEDARNQRRSLEHLYILSQHLLTVENVPELMNAIPKLVAESFRTRGAALVTMTKPTIYRSHPELVFDAGTLNATVARGELSSSNGVSYIPLRLGVRTVGALAISGGSISRETAEAIGSLVGTAIERTRAVDELATTRAAQENERLRSALLDSVTHEFRTPLTSIKASITGLLAASGLDEAQRTELLTIVNEETDRLNRLVGEAAEMAQLNAHTVTLDLHSQSMAEIVESVLEDVRPALKEHPTEIDIPPGLPNVVADFERTREVVRHLVENAAKYSPAGTHIRITAEKKDGYVMTSVADHGPGIDSMEQSLIFDKFYRGRRERYAAYGTGMGLAIAKVIVEAQKGTISVVSQLGRGAVFSFTVPIAPSGDN from the coding sequence GTGACCTCGGCATCCATGGTCCGCAGATACGTCGCTATCACTATCGCAGTCGTCGCTATTGTCTTTACCTACAAGCGGCTGCTGCCGGTCAATCCGACAACCGTTGCACTCACTCTCCTGGTAGCAGTTTTGCTCACTTCCACCTACTGGGGACTGCGGGTGGCGATCTTCCTGGCCGTCCTCGCAACAGCCGCGTTCAACTACTTTTTTCTGCCTCCCTTCGGAACGTTCACGATTGCCGGCGCCCAAAATTGGATCGCACTGATTGCCTTCCTGGTGACCGCCTTGACGGCGAGCAATCTCGCTGAACGTGCGCGCCGGGAAGCGGAAGATGCACGCAATCAGCGCAGGAGCCTGGAACACCTCTACATACTCAGTCAGCACCTTCTCACGGTTGAAAACGTTCCCGAGTTGATGAATGCCATTCCGAAGCTCGTGGCGGAGTCGTTCCGCACCAGGGGAGCCGCGCTCGTTACGATGACGAAGCCCACTATCTACAGGTCACACCCGGAGCTCGTATTTGACGCGGGCACGCTGAACGCGACGGTGGCTCGCGGCGAACTCAGCTCCAGTAATGGCGTGTCTTACATCCCACTTCGCCTGGGTGTTCGCACCGTCGGAGCACTTGCAATCAGCGGCGGATCGATCTCACGCGAGACGGCCGAAGCTATTGGGAGCCTGGTTGGGACAGCAATTGAACGAACACGCGCGGTCGATGAGCTTGCAACGACTCGAGCCGCGCAAGAGAATGAACGCCTGCGTTCTGCGTTGCTCGATTCCGTGACTCACGAATTCCGGACGCCGCTTACAAGCATCAAGGCCAGCATCACGGGACTGCTCGCCGCTTCCGGGCTGGATGAAGCTCAACGCACCGAACTGCTTACGATAGTGAATGAGGAAACCGATCGCCTGAATCGACTCGTCGGCGAAGCAGCCGAGATGGCGCAGTTGAACGCCCACACTGTCACCTTGGATCTTCACTCACAGTCCATGGCAGAGATTGTCGAGTCAGTATTGGAGGACGTCAGGCCTGCACTTAAGGAGCACCCCACTGAAATTGACATCCCTCCCGGCCTGCCGAACGTCGTGGCCGACTTTGAGCGCACTCGCGAAGTCGTGAGACACTTGGTGGAGAACGCCGCGAAGTACTCTCCCGCAGGAACGCACATTCGCATCACCGCCGAAAAGAAAGACGGCTATGTTATGACTAGCGTAGCCGACCACGGCCCCGGCATCGACTCCATGGAGCAGTCGCTCATCTTCGACAAGTTCTATAGGGGGCGACGGGAACGGTACGCCGCATATGGAACCGGAATGGGCTTAGCAATTGCCAAAGTCATCGTCGAAGCGCAAAAGGGGACGATCAGCGTTGTAAGCCAACTCGGACGCGGAGCCGTTTTTTCCTTCACGGTTCCCATTGCGCCTAGCGGCGACAACTGA
- a CDS encoding response regulator transcription factor: MAPSRILVVDDDLQISRVLRTTLSAQPYDVRVANDGETALEIVKDWSPDLVITDVAMPNMDGLALCRELRTRSQVPIIVLSVREDERTKIKALDLGADDYVTKPFSLNELLARVRANLRRIPASEDISTIEVGDFKIDLAGHSVSVRGRDIHLTPKEFELLAYLSRHPGKVVQHRALLAAVWGSDHSEQSEYLRVFVGQLRKKLENEVDRRRYIVTERWIGYRFLAEGEPISD, from the coding sequence GTGGCGCCCTCACGGATTCTTGTGGTTGATGACGATTTGCAGATCTCGCGCGTGCTCCGCACCACTCTTTCCGCGCAGCCGTACGACGTGCGAGTGGCGAACGATGGAGAGACTGCACTGGAGATCGTGAAAGATTGGTCGCCGGATCTGGTCATCACCGATGTGGCCATGCCGAACATGGACGGACTGGCGCTCTGCCGTGAGCTGCGGACGCGCTCGCAAGTGCCGATCATCGTCTTATCTGTTAGGGAAGACGAGCGCACGAAGATCAAGGCACTCGATCTGGGCGCCGACGACTACGTCACGAAGCCGTTCAGCCTCAATGAGCTGCTCGCGCGTGTGCGCGCAAACCTCCGACGTATTCCGGCTTCTGAAGATATCAGCACAATCGAAGTAGGCGATTTTAAGATCGATCTTGCCGGCCACAGTGTAAGCGTTCGCGGACGCGACATACATCTGACACCCAAAGAATTTGAACTGCTGGCCTATCTCTCGCGCCACCCTGGCAAGGTGGTTCAGCATCGAGCGCTGCTCGCGGCCGTCTGGGGTTCAGACCATTCCGAACAATCTGAATACCTGCGAGTTTTTGTTGGCCAGCTTCGCAAAAAGTTGGAGAACGAAGTCGATCGCCGGCGCTACATCGTTACGGAGCGCTGGATCGGTTATCGCTTTCTTGCAGAGGGCGAACCCATCTCAGACTAA
- a CDS encoding heme-binding protein, with protein MVNLADARRVIAAAEKKALEIKQPMNIAVVDEGGNLVSHVRMDGAWLGSIDIAINKAFTSRAFDISTKELAGHSQPDRQFFGIHVSNGGRVMIFAGGIPLKRDGKVTGAIGVSGGSGDQDHAVAEAGAAAF; from the coding sequence ATGGTTAACCTGGCTGACGCGCGACGCGTCATAGCGGCGGCGGAAAAGAAGGCGCTGGAGATCAAGCAACCGATGAATATCGCGGTTGTCGATGAGGGTGGCAATCTCGTATCGCACGTGCGTATGGACGGTGCCTGGCTCGGCAGCATCGATATTGCGATCAACAAAGCGTTCACGTCTCGCGCCTTCGACATATCTACGAAGGAGCTAGCGGGGCATAGCCAGCCCGATCGCCAGTTCTTTGGAATTCATGTATCGAACGGTGGCAGAGTCATGATCTTCGCCGGCGGGATCCCCCTTAAGCGCGATGGGAAGGTCACGGGAGCCATAGGAGTCAGCGGCGGCTCTGGCGATCAGGATCATGCGGTGGCCGAAGCAGGTGCAGCTGCTTTCTGA
- a CDS encoding potassium-transporting ATPase subunit C, which yields MASSEGRFGCTASCTLSSGTYLRIVTFLGGSRLRSRLSQCRPDRGPSAARTGYDATNSGASSFAPTNQKLVDCVAQAVRAEQVASHPVPIVSATAYASGLDPHITPASAEYQVARIARAQFG from the coding sequence TTGGCAAGTTCCGAGGGGCGATTCGGATGCACAGCATCGTGCACATTGTCTTCGGGCACCTATCTCCGTATCGTCACTTTCCTTGGTGGCAGCCGGTTACGCAGTCGGCTCTCGCAATGTCGGCCAGATCGTGGACCTTCCGCTGCCAGGACAGGCTACGACGCGACGAACTCCGGAGCTTCGAGCTTTGCGCCAACGAACCAGAAGTTGGTCGATTGTGTTGCGCAGGCGGTCAGGGCAGAGCAAGTTGCATCCCACCCGGTCCCGATCGTTTCCGCAACCGCATACGCCTCTGGACTTGATCCGCACATCACGCCCGCGTCAGCCGAGTATCAAGTGGCGCGCATAGCCCGCGCCCAGTTTGGTTAG